A window of Chryseobacterium aquaeductus genomic DNA:
GAACTTCAGCTTTTGGTAAAACAAAGTGCTGACAGCGGAGAAATTGAAGAAGAAAACTACGAAATCATAAAAAATGCGTTTGATTTTACTGACCATTCTGCAAAACAAATCATGGTTCCGAGACAGAATATTACATCAATCGATTTTGCTGATGATTTAAATGAAATCATTAATAAAATTATGGACAGCGGATATTCAAGAATTCCTGTCTACGAAAACTCGATTGATAATATTATTGGAGTATTTTACACGAAAGAAATCATCAGAGAATTCGTTAAAAGAAAAGGAGTTCTGAGTCATGAAGATTTGAGCGAATTGATGCGTGAATCGTTTTTTGTGGTTGGAAGCAAGAAAATTTCAGATTTATTGAAGATTTTTCAGCAGAAAAAGCAACATTTAGCAATTGTAATTGATGAATTTGGTGGTACTGAAGGAATCATTACATTAGAAGATATTTTGGAAGAACTGGTAGGTGAAATTCAGGATGAAGAGGATGATGAAGAGAAATTGGTTGATAAAGTAGGTGAAAACACTTTCTGGGTAAAAGCAACCCAGCCATTAGACGAAATCAACGAATCTTTACCTAAAAAACTAACCGTTTCTGAAGAAAGTGAATACAATACTTTGGCTGGATTTATTCTACATGCCTTAGAAGACATTCCTGAAGAAAATCAGGAATTTGATCTGGAAAATTACCATTTCAAAATCTTAAAAATGAATAATAAGA
This region includes:
- a CDS encoding hemolysin family protein, with the translated sequence MDSDIVRLLLALFLVLLNGFFVAAEFSIVKVRYSQIQIKAAEGDSMAKQAEHIIKHLDEYLSATQLGITLASLALGWVGESAMHHVIDNLFHSLNINFSESTVTTISIVISFLIITVMHIVFGELIPKSIAIRKAEATTMATAVPLRVFYTVFKPFIWLMNLMSNGVLRLMKIHPASEQEIHSTEELQLLVKQSADSGEIEEENYEIIKNAFDFTDHSAKQIMVPRQNITSIDFADDLNEIINKIMDSGYSRIPVYENSIDNIIGVFYTKEIIREFVKRKGVLSHEDLSELMRESFFVVGSKKISDLLKIFQQKKQHLAIVIDEFGGTEGIITLEDILEELVGEIQDEEDDEEKLVDKVGENTFWVKATQPLDEINESLPKKLTVSEESEYNTLAGFILHALEDIPEENQEFDLENYHFKILKMNNKSVEMVELKYNGLNNIVDDILDKLGED